From Veillonella dispar, one genomic window encodes:
- a CDS encoding WecB/TagA/CpsF family glycosyltransferase yields MNKRISVLSVPIDCVTMDEAVQCILQLTEEPGLHLVATANAEMVMLANENPTLHTILNNASLVVPDGAGILWAAERKGEHVPERVTGVDVTKRLFKVAADQQIPVYCLGAAPGVAQRAIDNLSAQVGPLNIAGIHDGFFDSVEEQEIVKAIGESKAKLVFVALGVPKQEQWISEKLSHLDGVVAIGIGGSFDVLAGNIPRAPEWMQRNRLEWLYRLYLEPQRIGRMLAIPKFMWTVIRNK; encoded by the coding sequence TTGAATAAACGTATTTCTGTTTTATCTGTGCCTATCGATTGTGTAACAATGGATGAGGCAGTCCAATGTATTTTGCAATTAACTGAAGAGCCGGGGCTACATTTAGTAGCCACGGCTAATGCAGAAATGGTTATGTTGGCTAATGAAAATCCTACATTGCACACCATATTGAATAATGCTAGTCTCGTCGTTCCTGACGGGGCTGGCATTTTGTGGGCTGCAGAGCGTAAAGGCGAACATGTGCCTGAACGCGTAACGGGGGTAGACGTAACAAAACGATTATTTAAAGTTGCGGCTGACCAGCAAATTCCTGTATACTGCTTAGGGGCAGCACCTGGTGTTGCTCAACGAGCAATTGATAATTTATCTGCCCAAGTTGGACCATTAAATATTGCAGGGATTCATGATGGATTCTTCGATAGCGTAGAGGAACAAGAAATCGTTAAAGCTATTGGGGAGTCTAAGGCAAAATTAGTGTTTGTTGCATTAGGCGTACCAAAGCAAGAACAATGGATTTCAGAAAAATTGAGTCACCTTGATGGCGTTGTTGCCATTGGTATTGGTGGTTCCTTTGACGTTTTGGCAGGTAATATTCCTCGGGCCCCAGAATGGATGCAACGCAATCGTCTCGAATGGTTGTATCGATTATATTTAGAACCTCAACGGATTGGCCGCATGTTGGCTATTCCTAAGTTTATGTGGACCGTTATTAGAAATAAATAG
- a CDS encoding phosphatidylserine decarboxylase family protein, which yields MPTGPIIKEGFPLIGAMLIITVVLGFLGHYVIAIISFILALFFVNFFRNPKRVIPQDPDLILSPADGKIMDISDVYEDIYLHKECKKVTIFLSVFDVHANRAPIDGKITYRHYTMGSFLPAFKDDVGFENERHTICIENDRTSVLVTQIAGLLARRIVSWTDLDSVLERGQLYGMIKFGSCTEIYMDKDVELFVEKGQHITGGDTVIGRLRHE from the coding sequence GTGCCTACAGGACCAATAATTAAGGAAGGGTTTCCACTGATAGGGGCTATGCTCATTATCACTGTGGTGTTAGGATTTTTAGGACATTATGTAATTGCGATTATTTCATTTATTCTGGCATTATTTTTCGTCAATTTCTTTAGAAATCCTAAACGTGTAATCCCTCAAGATCCAGATTTAATTTTATCTCCAGCAGATGGTAAAATTATGGATATTTCTGATGTATACGAAGATATTTACTTACATAAAGAATGTAAAAAGGTAACTATTTTCTTATCTGTTTTCGACGTACATGCCAATCGTGCGCCTATTGACGGTAAAATTACATACCGCCATTACACAATGGGCAGTTTCTTGCCTGCTTTTAAAGATGATGTAGGATTTGAAAATGAACGTCATACGATTTGTATTGAAAATGATCGCACTTCCGTATTAGTAACACAAATTGCGGGCCTTTTAGCGCGTCGTATAGTATCTTGGACGGATCTTGATAGTGTGCTTGAACGCGGTCAATTGTACGGGATGATTAAATTCGGTTCCTGTACTGAAATCTACATGGATAAGGATGTAGAGTTGTTCGTGGAAAAAGGTCAACATATTACAGGTGGTGACACTGTTATCGGGAGGTTGCGTCATGAATAA
- the pssA gene encoding CDP-diacylglycerol--serine O-phosphatidyltransferase translates to MNKSIIPNLFTSANLAFGVLGITFSATGNTFYAAICVLLSLVADGLDGRVARALGVAGPMGRELDSLSDVVGFGVAPAYMLYIKELYGLGWIAYVPLLAFAVLGAFRLARFNIKTEEVHGYFEGLPIPAAGCLAATYVLCGVEVPQFVLVVCMIGVGFLMVSEVKYPDFKGKSAVNINKLSIVLTAIFVIACLVYDWHTWAVMIFAGYVVFGLINGALNMVRK, encoded by the coding sequence ATGAATAAATCTATTATTCCAAATTTATTTACTAGTGCTAATTTAGCCTTCGGTGTCCTAGGCATCACATTCTCTGCTACAGGTAATACTTTCTATGCAGCTATTTGCGTACTATTATCCTTAGTCGCTGATGGTTTAGATGGTCGTGTAGCGAGAGCATTAGGTGTAGCAGGTCCTATGGGGCGTGAATTAGACTCTTTATCTGATGTTGTAGGCTTTGGTGTAGCTCCAGCTTATATGTTATATATAAAAGAGCTATACGGTTTAGGTTGGATTGCTTATGTTCCTTTACTAGCATTTGCTGTATTAGGCGCATTCCGTCTTGCTCGCTTTAACATCAAAACTGAAGAAGTTCATGGTTACTTTGAAGGTTTGCCAATTCCAGCAGCAGGTTGCTTGGCAGCTACTTACGTATTGTGTGGCGTAGAGGTACCTCAATTTGTACTAGTAGTTTGTATGATAGGTGTAGGCTTCTTAATGGTTAGTGAAGTAAAATATCCAGACTTCAAAGGTAAATCTGCGGTTAATATTAATAAACTTTCCATTGTACTCACTGCTATTTTTGTTATAGCTTGTCTCGTTTATGATTGGCATACATGGGCCGTGATGATTTTTGCTGGCTATGTAGTGTTTGGCCTTATTAATGGGGCGTTAAATATGGTGCGTAAATAA